Proteins co-encoded in one Listeria ivanovii subsp. ivanovii genomic window:
- a CDS encoding tetratricopeptide repeat protein, which yields MQKGNLEEAVKLFTEVIEEHPTDPVGYINFGNVLLSMDDFERAELFFKRALELDDTVPAAYYSLGNLYYELERYQEAADSFQNATKQGMENGDLFFMLGMSFVQMEELTLAMPYLLRSVELNPEDGEALFQYGIVLARSGFYEDAITMLERVLLVKPEDPDALYNIGAAYLAWQGDIVLAKTYFERALATGTPHELAENALNAIQDLENEAE from the coding sequence ATGCAAAAAGGTAACTTAGAAGAAGCAGTAAAATTATTTACCGAAGTAATTGAGGAGCATCCAACTGATCCTGTAGGCTATATTAATTTTGGGAATGTTTTATTATCAATGGATGATTTTGAACGTGCGGAATTATTTTTCAAACGGGCCCTTGAGTTGGACGATACAGTCCCCGCGGCTTATTATAGTTTAGGAAATTTATATTATGAATTAGAAAGGTATCAAGAAGCCGCAGATAGTTTCCAAAATGCGACGAAACAAGGAATGGAAAATGGAGATTTATTTTTCATGTTGGGCATGAGTTTTGTTCAAATGGAAGAGTTGACACTTGCGATGCCATATCTACTAAGAAGTGTAGAATTAAATCCAGAAGATGGAGAGGCTTTATTTCAATATGGGATTGTCTTAGCTCGCAGTGGCTTTTATGAAGATGCGATTACGATGTTGGAACGAGTTTTACTTGTTAAACCAGAAGATCCAGATGCGCTTTATAACATTGGAGCAGCCTACCTTGCTTGGCAGGGAGATATTGTCTTAGCGAAAACATATTTTGAACGCGCGCTTGCGACTGGGACACCTCATGAATTAGCTGAAAATGCTTTAAATGCGATTCAAGATTTAGAAAACGAAGCAGAATAA
- a CDS encoding alpha/beta hydrolase produces the protein MKKIAFLGSIIVLLSLMVWGYFYFNSEPSDIAENAANSTKSVDVLEENNILVFTPRKTDAGMSVILYPGAFIDALSYAPLAKELASTGYKTYIVGMPLNLAVFGKNRAADIIDESPDEKFVIGGHSLGGVMSARFAHDNEEEIQGVFFLASYPDEKGSLKNASFPAISITATNDEVLNKDSYNENKKYLPKDTTFVSIEGGNHAQFGSYGTQHGDGRAEISGEEQTDQVANAMIAWLKTSVQNQEK, from the coding sequence ATGAAAAAAATAGCGTTTTTGGGAAGCATTATCGTTTTACTAAGTTTAATGGTTTGGGGTTATTTTTATTTTAATTCGGAGCCATCTGATATTGCAGAAAATGCTGCCAATTCCACTAAATCTGTGGATGTGTTAGAAGAAAATAATATTTTAGTCTTCACTCCCCGTAAAACAGATGCTGGGATGAGTGTTATTTTATATCCAGGAGCATTTATCGATGCACTTAGTTATGCGCCTTTAGCAAAAGAACTTGCTTCTACCGGTTACAAAACTTACATAGTCGGAATGCCACTTAATTTAGCTGTTTTTGGTAAAAATCGTGCAGCTGACATTATCGATGAATCCCCGGATGAGAAATTTGTTATTGGCGGGCATTCGCTTGGTGGTGTAATGTCTGCGAGATTTGCACATGATAACGAAGAGGAAATTCAAGGCGTATTTTTCTTAGCAAGTTATCCTGATGAAAAAGGTTCGCTTAAAAACGCATCTTTTCCAGCTATTTCGATAACAGCAACGAATGATGAGGTTCTGAATAAGGATTCCTACAATGAAAATAAAAAATATTTGCCAAAAGACACGACCTTTGTCTCTATAGAAGGTGGTAACCACGCGCAATTCGGTTCTTATGGTACGCAGCACGGGGACGGAAGAGCGGAAATTAGTGGGGAGGAACAAACAGATCAAGTTGCAAATGCGATGATCGCCTGGCTAAAAACTTCTGTACAAAATCAAGAAAAATAA
- a CDS encoding ATP-dependent RecD-like DNA helicase, with protein MAEQESLALFDTPEELFMKGTMLSTIFYNAENLFSVVRILVKETNADWDEKDIIVTGFFPALHEQEVYTFYGKMQEHAKFGQQFKAERFRKEMPQSRAGLINYLSGELFKGIGKVTAENIVDTIGDDAITRILSDPSLLNNVPKLPSGAAESLLASLRENQGLEHVMVGLNEYGFGPQLSMKIFQAYKQNAIEVLENNPYKLIEDVKGIGFHRADELGRKLGLGGNHPERLRAGILFMLDSVCMQQGHVYMEQEALLAEVTFLLEESEGIRIDHAILMEQIEKLAEEQKIIMENTRVYMPSLYYSESGFAYHVKRMLKQTQYQEQFPQSEFLLALGELEERIGVHYGDSQREALEQALMSPMLVLTGGPGTGKTTVIKGIVELYAELNGVSLDPHAYKDGATFPVLLAAPTGRAAKRMSESTGLPSMTIHRLLGMNGQEQMDDDAERLIDGRLLIVDEMSMVDIWLANQLFRALPSHMQVVLVGDQDQLPSVGPGQVLKDILHSKQIPTVALSDIYRQKDGSSIIEMAHNIKEGMLPADFAKNSADRSFFHCTVNQIGDVVEQVVKNAKNKGFRAKDIQVLAPMYRGPAGIDILNKKLQEIFNPNDTGRRKEVQFGELKYRIHDKVLQLINQPEKNVFNGDIGEIVSIIYAKENTEKQDMIVVQFDQTEVSYYRQEFNQLTHAYCCSIHKAQGSEFPIVIMPIVRSYYRMLRRDLLYTGVTRSKQFLILCGEEEAFRMGVERVDENKRNTTLSERLISEDVMLEQMTNKRILTIENITEIDPMIGMEGITPNQFMAG; from the coding sequence ATGGCTGAACAAGAATCTCTCGCTTTATTTGACACGCCAGAAGAGCTTTTTATGAAGGGCACGATGTTGTCCACCATTTTTTATAATGCCGAAAACCTCTTTTCTGTTGTGCGAATTCTTGTCAAAGAAACCAATGCAGATTGGGATGAAAAAGATATTATTGTGACTGGTTTTTTCCCCGCTTTACATGAACAAGAAGTGTATACTTTTTATGGGAAAATGCAGGAACATGCCAAATTTGGACAGCAATTTAAAGCAGAACGTTTTAGGAAAGAAATGCCGCAATCTCGTGCTGGTTTAATTAATTATCTGTCTGGTGAGCTTTTTAAAGGTATTGGCAAAGTGACTGCGGAAAATATTGTTGATACAATTGGCGACGATGCAATTACGCGGATTTTATCTGATCCAAGTTTACTTAATAATGTTCCAAAGTTACCATCTGGTGCTGCGGAGAGCCTCCTTGCTTCTTTACGAGAAAATCAAGGCTTAGAGCATGTGATGGTCGGGCTAAATGAATATGGATTTGGTCCACAACTTTCGATGAAGATTTTTCAAGCATATAAACAAAATGCTATCGAAGTACTTGAAAACAATCCATACAAATTAATTGAGGATGTCAAAGGTATTGGATTTCACCGAGCGGATGAGCTTGGTCGGAAATTAGGACTAGGAGGAAATCATCCTGAACGCCTTCGTGCGGGAATTTTATTTATGCTTGATTCTGTATGCATGCAACAAGGCCATGTTTATATGGAACAAGAAGCGCTACTTGCAGAAGTGACCTTTTTGCTAGAAGAAAGTGAAGGTATTCGAATTGATCATGCTATTTTAATGGAACAAATAGAAAAGCTTGCTGAAGAACAAAAAATTATCATGGAAAACACACGTGTCTATATGCCATCTTTATATTATTCGGAAAGCGGCTTTGCTTATCATGTAAAACGGATGCTGAAACAAACACAGTATCAAGAGCAATTTCCGCAGTCTGAGTTCTTGCTGGCACTTGGAGAGTTAGAAGAGCGAATTGGTGTTCATTACGGAGATTCGCAGCGAGAGGCGTTAGAGCAAGCTTTAATGTCGCCGATGCTTGTACTTACTGGTGGACCAGGAACAGGGAAGACTACTGTTATTAAAGGTATTGTGGAATTATATGCCGAATTAAATGGTGTAAGTCTAGACCCGCATGCTTATAAAGATGGCGCGACGTTTCCAGTTCTGTTAGCGGCACCAACTGGACGAGCAGCTAAGCGAATGTCTGAGTCAACAGGACTTCCATCAATGACCATTCACCGTTTACTCGGTATGAATGGGCAAGAGCAAATGGATGATGATGCAGAAAGATTAATTGATGGTCGGCTTTTAATTGTAGATGAAATGTCGATGGTGGATATTTGGCTTGCTAACCAACTATTTCGTGCACTTCCTTCGCATATGCAAGTAGTTTTAGTAGGAGACCAAGACCAATTGCCATCAGTTGGACCAGGACAGGTCTTGAAAGATATACTTCACTCGAAACAAATTCCAACCGTTGCGCTTTCAGATATTTATAGGCAAAAAGATGGATCTTCCATTATTGAGATGGCTCATAATATTAAAGAAGGCATGTTGCCAGCTGATTTTGCGAAAAATAGTGCTGATCGTTCTTTCTTTCACTGTACCGTGAATCAAATTGGTGATGTCGTTGAACAAGTCGTAAAAAATGCCAAAAATAAAGGTTTCCGCGCAAAAGATATTCAAGTTTTAGCACCGATGTATCGTGGCCCGGCTGGAATCGATATTTTAAATAAAAAGCTACAAGAAATTTTTAATCCTAATGACACTGGCAGACGTAAAGAAGTGCAATTTGGCGAATTAAAATATCGTATACATGATAAAGTTTTGCAGTTAATAAATCAACCGGAAAAAAATGTCTTTAACGGCGATATCGGGGAAATAGTATCGATTATTTATGCGAAGGAAAACACCGAAAAGCAAGATATGATTGTTGTGCAATTTGATCAAACCGAAGTATCCTATTACCGGCAAGAATTTAATCAATTGACGCATGCTTATTGTTGTTCTATTCATAAAGCACAAGGTAGCGAGTTTCCCATTGTGATTATGCCAATTGTTCGTAGCTATTACCGAATGTTACGACGTGACTTGTTATATACGGGTGTCACTCGAAGCAAGCAATTTTTGATTCTTTGCGGTGAAGAAGAGGCGTTTCGAATGGGTGTTGAGCGTGTCGATGAAAACAAACGTAATACGACGCTTTCAGAACGTTTAATAAGTGAAGATGTTATGCTCGAACAAATGACCAATAAACGAATTTTAACTATCGAAAATATTACCGAAATAGATCCGATGATTGGGATGGAAGGAATAACCCCCAACCAATTTATGGCAGGCTAA